A window of the Penaeus vannamei isolate JL-2024 chromosome 19, ASM4276789v1, whole genome shotgun sequence genome harbors these coding sequences:
- the Ars2 gene encoding serrate RNA effector molecule homolog isoform X3: MSRLGRGSHNDPSFAPLCVSSPCVVQVAIFHSGRFKAKYHPEECVKRRDEQLSNLKRRVSVFCELFEMNRMENISVDADQSDQLLKLLDSVVIKLEGGTDLDLQVLDQAPEEDVKSQPIEEEKKPFILGEDSDEGEEKEKSEEKNPDEPLKMDMSEEQMELQKKAKEYLKQKVNEGEKETRKRKHSGSSSSSSSSDSDDEPMEEDLKEPPPPGMEKEEEENVTEEKPEEGEEKSKEEEKKENGLQPPGEEENKEDLDEETASRNGEKEEEKDKESKKDEEEEGKEEEQKPRALHKTASIFLRNLAPTITKQEVEAMCRRYNGFLRAAIADPQPERRWFRRGWVTFKRDVNIKDICWNLNNIRLRDCELGAIVNRDLSRRIRTVNGITSHRSVVRSDIKLSAKIIQNLDSRWGLWIESTENLDNALLSLTSSSNPVLRNITDYLIEEASAEEEELLGANDASANNSEEKAEGEAIERDPSLIKVLDRLLLYLRIVHSVDYYNHSEYPNEDEMPNRCGIMHARGIPPSSKVTPQEVQDYCRAFENKIGSFLQPLTKLSDDEAKKLGLKEAEEEVEKFVQSNTQEVAKDKWQCPLCGKKFKGAEYVHKHILIKHAEKVKEVKKEVDYFNNYLRDPKRPQLPEYPGNKHGGRKDDRPDPYVAAYPQQAPGYGAYGGAYGRQYPAAPGYGYGSSYPKDYYAGRGDHYAREPYARPRVTYRSRSGDPREVIGYHDLDAPDDTDLF; encoded by the exons ATGTCTAGGCTAGGCAGGGGGTCGCACAATGACCCGTCGTTCGCTCCGCTCTGTGTATCGAGCCCATGTGTGGTACAGGTGGCAATTTTCCACTCAGGCAG GTTTAAGGCCAAGTACCACCCAGAGGAGTGTGTGAAGCGACGGGATGAGCAGCTGTCAAACTTGAAG AGAAGAGTGTCTGTTTTTTGTGAACTTTTTGAAATGAATCGAATGGAGAACATTAGCGTTGATGCTGATCAGTCAGACCAACTTCTGAAGCTTTTGGACTCTGTGGTCATCAAGCTGGAGGGAGGCACGGACCTTGATCTTCAGGTCTTGGACCAAGCACCTGAGGAGGATGTCAAGTCCCAGCcaattgaagaagaaaagaagccatTTATTTTGGGAGAGGA CTCAgatgagggtgaagagaaggagaaatcggAAGAAAAGAATCCTGATGAACCACTAAAGATGGACATGTCAGAGGAACAGATGGAGTTACAGAAGAAAGCTAAGGAATACCTGAAACAGAAGgttaatgaaggagaaaaag AAACCCGGAAGCGAAAGCACTCTGGCAGTTCTTCATCTAGTTCATCAAGCGATTCGGATGACGAGCCCATGGAGGAAGACCTGAAAGAGCCGCCACCCCCTggcatggagaaggaagaggaggagaatgtgacTGAAGAAAAACctgaagagggtgaagagaagagcaaagaggaggagaagaaagaaaatggattgcAGCCcccaggagaagaggagaataaggaagatctGGATGAAG AAACCGCTTCtcggaatggggagaaagaggaagaaaaagataaggagtccaaaaaggatgaagaggaggagggtaaggaagaagaacagaaaccCAGAGCACTCCACAAAACAGCATCCATCTTCTTGAGGAATTTGGCACCAACAATAACCAAGCAAGAAGTTGAAGCG ATGTGTCGACGATATAATGGATTTTTGCGAGCTGCCATTGCAGACCCTCAACCAGAACGCAGGTGGTTCAGACGTGGATGGGTAACATTCAAGAGAGACGTCAACATTAAGGACATTTGTTGGAACCTGAATAACATTAGA CTAAGAGACTGTGAACTCGGGGCCATTGTCAATAGAGATCTGAGCCGACGCATTCGCACCGTAAATGGAATCACTTCCCATCGCAGTGTAGTCCGGTCAGATATCAAGTTATCGGCCAAGATCATCCAGAACCTTGATTCTCGTTGGGGATTATGGATCGAGTCAACTGAAAACCTGGACAATGCA CTGCTGAGCCTGACTTCCTCGTCGAATCCTGTGCTTCGGAACATAACAGACTACTTAATAGAAGAGGCtagtgcagaggaggaggaattacTTGGAGCTAATGATGCATCAGCCAACAATAGTGAGGAAAAGGCTGAGGGAGAAGCAATTGAAAGAGACCCTAGTCTGATTAAA GTATTGGATAGATTACTCCTTTACTTGCGTATTGTGCATTCAGTGGATTATTACAATCACTCTGAATACCCCAATGAAGATGAAATGCCCAATAGGTGTGGTATCATGCATGCCCGTGGCATCCCACCCTCAAGTAAAGTAACACCTCAAGAAGTACAAGATTATTGTAGAGCCTTTGAGAACAAGATTGGATCATTCCTGCAACCGTTGACCAAACTTAGTGATGATGAAGCAAAGAAATTAG GTctgaaagaggcagaggaagaggtagagaaattTGTCCAGTCCAACACTCAAGAGGTAGCCAAGGATAAGTGGCAGTGTCCCCTCTGTGGGAAGAAGTTCAAGGGTGCAgagtatgtacacaaacacatcctcATCAAGCATGCTGAGAAAGTCAAAGAGGTCAAAAAAGAG GTGGATTACTTCAACAATTATCTCAGAGATCCTAAGAGACCTCAGCTACCAGAATATCCTGGGAATAAGCATGGAGGCAGAAAGGATGACAGGCCCGACCCATATGTTGCAGCCTATCCTCAGCAAGCACCTGG GTATGGTGCCTATGGTGGAGCATATGGTAGGCAATACCCAGCCGCACCTGGGTACGGCTATGGTAGTAGCTACCCCAAAGATTACTATGCAGGACGTGGTGACCACTATGCTCGTGAACCCTATGCCAGGCCACGTGTAACTTACAGGTCGCG GTCGGGTGACCCGCGGGAAGTCATTGGCTACCATGACTTGGATGCTCCCGATGATACAGATCTCTTTTAA
- the Ars2 gene encoding serrate RNA effector molecule homolog isoform X2, which translates to MADSDDEYERRRRDKFRGERSEYTSSSSTRDRRDDSRRGRDDWADRGRDSWGSRERGSSRREYGRDYGRSRDRYSPGRHDMSPPIKRMRQDWDDRRYPYESSGGGAGANYGAYGGSYGQDYGHPSGHAGGGGRLDELGPTQPPMMTFKAFMEQCDDSISEEEALRKYSDYKLEFKRQQLNEFFINHKEEEWFKAKYHPEECVKRRDEQLSNLKRRVSVFCELFEMNRMENISVDADQSDQLLKLLDSVVIKLEGGTDLDLQVLDQAPEEDVKSQPIEEEKKPFILGEDSDEGEEKEKSEEKNPDEPLKMDMSEEQMELQKKAKEYLKQKVNEGEKETRKRKHSGSSSSSSSSDSDDEPMEEDLKEPPPPGMEKEEEENVTEEKPEEGEEKSKEEEKKENGLQPPGEEENKEDLDEETASRNGEKEEEKDKESKKDEEEEGKEEEQKPRALHKTASIFLRNLAPTITKQEVEAMCRRYNGFLRAAIADPQPERRWFRRGWVTFKRDVNIKDICWNLNNIRLRDCELGAIVNRDLSRRIRTVNGITSHRSVVRSDIKLSAKIIQNLDSRWGLWIESTENLDNALLSLTSSSNPVLRNITDYLIEEASAEEEELLGANDASANNSEEKAEGEAIERDPSLIKVLDRLLLYLRIVHSVDYYNHSEYPNEDEMPNRCGIMHARGIPPSSKVTPQEVQDYCRAFENKIGSFLQPLTKLSDDEAKKLGLKEAEEEVEKFVQSNTQEVAKDKWQCPLCGKKFKGAEYVHKHILIKHAEKVKEVKKEVDYFNNYLRDPKRPQLPEYPGNKHGGRKDDRPDPYVAAYPQQAPGYGAYGGAYGRQYPAAPGYGYGSSYPKDYYAGRGDHYAREPYARPRVTYRSRVGYRDLDAPKEDY; encoded by the exons ATGGCAGACAGTGATGATGAGTATGAGCGACGTAGACGTGATAAATTCCGTGGAGAGAGGTCAGAGTAcacaagcagcagcagcaccagagACCGTAGAGATGacagtaggagaggaagggatgactGGGCTGACAG AGGCCGTGATAGTTGGGGTAGCAGAGAACGTGGATCCTCACGTCGTGAATACGGTAGGGACTATGGAAGGTCCCGTGACCGCTACTCTCCTGGAAGACATGACATGTCTCCTCCCATTAAGCGGATGAGGCAGGACTG GGACGACCGAAGGTATCCATATGAGAGCAGCGGTGGCGGGGCAGGAGCAAATTATGGGGCCTATGGAGGTAGCTACGGGCAGGATTACGGCCATCCATCTGGtcatgctggtggtggtggaag GTTAGATGAACTGGGCCCAACGCAGCCACCAATGATGACTTTCAAAGCCTTTATGGAGCAGTGCGACGACTCCATCTCGGAGGAGGAGGCACTGAGGAAGTATTCAGACTACAAGCTTGAGTTCAAAAGACAACAGCTAAATGAATTCTTTATCAaccataaagaagaagaatg GTTTAAGGCCAAGTACCACCCAGAGGAGTGTGTGAAGCGACGGGATGAGCAGCTGTCAAACTTGAAG AGAAGAGTGTCTGTTTTTTGTGAACTTTTTGAAATGAATCGAATGGAGAACATTAGCGTTGATGCTGATCAGTCAGACCAACTTCTGAAGCTTTTGGACTCTGTGGTCATCAAGCTGGAGGGAGGCACGGACCTTGATCTTCAGGTCTTGGACCAAGCACCTGAGGAGGATGTCAAGTCCCAGCcaattgaagaagaaaagaagccatTTATTTTGGGAGAGGA CTCAgatgagggtgaagagaaggagaaatcggAAGAAAAGAATCCTGATGAACCACTAAAGATGGACATGTCAGAGGAACAGATGGAGTTACAGAAGAAAGCTAAGGAATACCTGAAACAGAAGgttaatgaaggagaaaaag AAACCCGGAAGCGAAAGCACTCTGGCAGTTCTTCATCTAGTTCATCAAGCGATTCGGATGACGAGCCCATGGAGGAAGACCTGAAAGAGCCGCCACCCCCTggcatggagaaggaagaggaggagaatgtgacTGAAGAAAAACctgaagagggtgaagagaagagcaaagaggaggagaagaaagaaaatggattgcAGCCcccaggagaagaggagaataaggaagatctGGATGAAG AAACCGCTTCtcggaatggggagaaagaggaagaaaaagataaggagtccaaaaaggatgaagaggaggagggtaaggaagaagaacagaaaccCAGAGCACTCCACAAAACAGCATCCATCTTCTTGAGGAATTTGGCACCAACAATAACCAAGCAAGAAGTTGAAGCG ATGTGTCGACGATATAATGGATTTTTGCGAGCTGCCATTGCAGACCCTCAACCAGAACGCAGGTGGTTCAGACGTGGATGGGTAACATTCAAGAGAGACGTCAACATTAAGGACATTTGTTGGAACCTGAATAACATTAGA CTAAGAGACTGTGAACTCGGGGCCATTGTCAATAGAGATCTGAGCCGACGCATTCGCACCGTAAATGGAATCACTTCCCATCGCAGTGTAGTCCGGTCAGATATCAAGTTATCGGCCAAGATCATCCAGAACCTTGATTCTCGTTGGGGATTATGGATCGAGTCAACTGAAAACCTGGACAATGCA CTGCTGAGCCTGACTTCCTCGTCGAATCCTGTGCTTCGGAACATAACAGACTACTTAATAGAAGAGGCtagtgcagaggaggaggaattacTTGGAGCTAATGATGCATCAGCCAACAATAGTGAGGAAAAGGCTGAGGGAGAAGCAATTGAAAGAGACCCTAGTCTGATTAAA GTATTGGATAGATTACTCCTTTACTTGCGTATTGTGCATTCAGTGGATTATTACAATCACTCTGAATACCCCAATGAAGATGAAATGCCCAATAGGTGTGGTATCATGCATGCCCGTGGCATCCCACCCTCAAGTAAAGTAACACCTCAAGAAGTACAAGATTATTGTAGAGCCTTTGAGAACAAGATTGGATCATTCCTGCAACCGTTGACCAAACTTAGTGATGATGAAGCAAAGAAATTAG GTctgaaagaggcagaggaagaggtagagaaattTGTCCAGTCCAACACTCAAGAGGTAGCCAAGGATAAGTGGCAGTGTCCCCTCTGTGGGAAGAAGTTCAAGGGTGCAgagtatgtacacaaacacatcctcATCAAGCATGCTGAGAAAGTCAAAGAGGTCAAAAAAGAG GTGGATTACTTCAACAATTATCTCAGAGATCCTAAGAGACCTCAGCTACCAGAATATCCTGGGAATAAGCATGGAGGCAGAAAGGATGACAGGCCCGACCCATATGTTGCAGCCTATCCTCAGCAAGCACCTGG GTATGGTGCCTATGGTGGAGCATATGGTAGGCAATACCCAGCCGCACCTGGGTACGGCTATGGTAGTAGCTACCCCAAAGATTACTATGCAGGACGTGGTGACCACTATGCTCGTGAACCCTATGCCAGGCCACGTGTAACTTACAGGTCGCG
- the Ars2 gene encoding serrate RNA effector molecule homolog isoform X1: MADSDDEYERRRRDKFRGERSEYTSSSSTRDRRDDSRRGRDDWADRGRDSWGSRERGSSRREYGRDYGRSRDRYSPGRHDMSPPIKRMRQDWDDRRYPYESSGGGAGANYGAYGGSYGQDYGHPSGHAGGGGRLDELGPTQPPMMTFKAFMEQCDDSISEEEALRKYSDYKLEFKRQQLNEFFINHKEEEWFKAKYHPEECVKRRDEQLSNLKRRVSVFCELFEMNRMENISVDADQSDQLLKLLDSVVIKLEGGTDLDLQVLDQAPEEDVKSQPIEEEKKPFILGEDSDEGEEKEKSEEKNPDEPLKMDMSEEQMELQKKAKEYLKQKVNEGEKETRKRKHSGSSSSSSSSDSDDEPMEEDLKEPPPPGMEKEEEENVTEEKPEEGEEKSKEEEKKENGLQPPGEEENKEDLDEETASRNGEKEEEKDKESKKDEEEEGKEEEQKPRALHKTASIFLRNLAPTITKQEVEAMCRRYNGFLRAAIADPQPERRWFRRGWVTFKRDVNIKDICWNLNNIRLRDCELGAIVNRDLSRRIRTVNGITSHRSVVRSDIKLSAKIIQNLDSRWGLWIESTENLDNALLSLTSSSNPVLRNITDYLIEEASAEEEELLGANDASANNSEEKAEGEAIERDPSLIKVLDRLLLYLRIVHSVDYYNHSEYPNEDEMPNRCGIMHARGIPPSSKVTPQEVQDYCRAFENKIGSFLQPLTKLSDDEAKKLGLKEAEEEVEKFVQSNTQEVAKDKWQCPLCGKKFKGAEYVHKHILIKHAEKVKEVKKEVDYFNNYLRDPKRPQLPEYPGNKHGGRKDDRPDPYVAAYPQQAPGYGAYGGAYGRQYPAAPGYGYGSSYPKDYYAGRGDHYAREPYARPRVTYRSRSGDPREVIGYHDLDAPDDTDLF; this comes from the exons ATGGCAGACAGTGATGATGAGTATGAGCGACGTAGACGTGATAAATTCCGTGGAGAGAGGTCAGAGTAcacaagcagcagcagcaccagagACCGTAGAGATGacagtaggagaggaagggatgactGGGCTGACAG AGGCCGTGATAGTTGGGGTAGCAGAGAACGTGGATCCTCACGTCGTGAATACGGTAGGGACTATGGAAGGTCCCGTGACCGCTACTCTCCTGGAAGACATGACATGTCTCCTCCCATTAAGCGGATGAGGCAGGACTG GGACGACCGAAGGTATCCATATGAGAGCAGCGGTGGCGGGGCAGGAGCAAATTATGGGGCCTATGGAGGTAGCTACGGGCAGGATTACGGCCATCCATCTGGtcatgctggtggtggtggaag GTTAGATGAACTGGGCCCAACGCAGCCACCAATGATGACTTTCAAAGCCTTTATGGAGCAGTGCGACGACTCCATCTCGGAGGAGGAGGCACTGAGGAAGTATTCAGACTACAAGCTTGAGTTCAAAAGACAACAGCTAAATGAATTCTTTATCAaccataaagaagaagaatg GTTTAAGGCCAAGTACCACCCAGAGGAGTGTGTGAAGCGACGGGATGAGCAGCTGTCAAACTTGAAG AGAAGAGTGTCTGTTTTTTGTGAACTTTTTGAAATGAATCGAATGGAGAACATTAGCGTTGATGCTGATCAGTCAGACCAACTTCTGAAGCTTTTGGACTCTGTGGTCATCAAGCTGGAGGGAGGCACGGACCTTGATCTTCAGGTCTTGGACCAAGCACCTGAGGAGGATGTCAAGTCCCAGCcaattgaagaagaaaagaagccatTTATTTTGGGAGAGGA CTCAgatgagggtgaagagaaggagaaatcggAAGAAAAGAATCCTGATGAACCACTAAAGATGGACATGTCAGAGGAACAGATGGAGTTACAGAAGAAAGCTAAGGAATACCTGAAACAGAAGgttaatgaaggagaaaaag AAACCCGGAAGCGAAAGCACTCTGGCAGTTCTTCATCTAGTTCATCAAGCGATTCGGATGACGAGCCCATGGAGGAAGACCTGAAAGAGCCGCCACCCCCTggcatggagaaggaagaggaggagaatgtgacTGAAGAAAAACctgaagagggtgaagagaagagcaaagaggaggagaagaaagaaaatggattgcAGCCcccaggagaagaggagaataaggaagatctGGATGAAG AAACCGCTTCtcggaatggggagaaagaggaagaaaaagataaggagtccaaaaaggatgaagaggaggagggtaaggaagaagaacagaaaccCAGAGCACTCCACAAAACAGCATCCATCTTCTTGAGGAATTTGGCACCAACAATAACCAAGCAAGAAGTTGAAGCG ATGTGTCGACGATATAATGGATTTTTGCGAGCTGCCATTGCAGACCCTCAACCAGAACGCAGGTGGTTCAGACGTGGATGGGTAACATTCAAGAGAGACGTCAACATTAAGGACATTTGTTGGAACCTGAATAACATTAGA CTAAGAGACTGTGAACTCGGGGCCATTGTCAATAGAGATCTGAGCCGACGCATTCGCACCGTAAATGGAATCACTTCCCATCGCAGTGTAGTCCGGTCAGATATCAAGTTATCGGCCAAGATCATCCAGAACCTTGATTCTCGTTGGGGATTATGGATCGAGTCAACTGAAAACCTGGACAATGCA CTGCTGAGCCTGACTTCCTCGTCGAATCCTGTGCTTCGGAACATAACAGACTACTTAATAGAAGAGGCtagtgcagaggaggaggaattacTTGGAGCTAATGATGCATCAGCCAACAATAGTGAGGAAAAGGCTGAGGGAGAAGCAATTGAAAGAGACCCTAGTCTGATTAAA GTATTGGATAGATTACTCCTTTACTTGCGTATTGTGCATTCAGTGGATTATTACAATCACTCTGAATACCCCAATGAAGATGAAATGCCCAATAGGTGTGGTATCATGCATGCCCGTGGCATCCCACCCTCAAGTAAAGTAACACCTCAAGAAGTACAAGATTATTGTAGAGCCTTTGAGAACAAGATTGGATCATTCCTGCAACCGTTGACCAAACTTAGTGATGATGAAGCAAAGAAATTAG GTctgaaagaggcagaggaagaggtagagaaattTGTCCAGTCCAACACTCAAGAGGTAGCCAAGGATAAGTGGCAGTGTCCCCTCTGTGGGAAGAAGTTCAAGGGTGCAgagtatgtacacaaacacatcctcATCAAGCATGCTGAGAAAGTCAAAGAGGTCAAAAAAGAG GTGGATTACTTCAACAATTATCTCAGAGATCCTAAGAGACCTCAGCTACCAGAATATCCTGGGAATAAGCATGGAGGCAGAAAGGATGACAGGCCCGACCCATATGTTGCAGCCTATCCTCAGCAAGCACCTGG GTATGGTGCCTATGGTGGAGCATATGGTAGGCAATACCCAGCCGCACCTGGGTACGGCTATGGTAGTAGCTACCCCAAAGATTACTATGCAGGACGTGGTGACCACTATGCTCGTGAACCCTATGCCAGGCCACGTGTAACTTACAGGTCGCG GTCGGGTGACCCGCGGGAAGTCATTGGCTACCATGACTTGGATGCTCCCGATGATACAGATCTCTTTTAA